The region GTCGCGCGCCaacatcgccgtcgccgcccttggtggtggtggcatttgaGTTTCCCGCTATATAACGCACGTCAcaccgattgctgctgctgctgctcgctatGTAAAAGACGCCACGGCCGTGTCCTTTTGCCGAGAAAACCTACCCCTTTTTCCGCCGGCTGGACCTGCGAGGGGGGTTGAAGTcgatgcgtgtgcgtgcgcgtttgtttttttgttgttgcttttttagCTCTCCCTCTCCGGTGCGTTGATGAGCGATTCTAtcctttttttacattttcaacgCACGCTCCTTCCATTCCCTCGCCGCCAAAACGTGGAAGGATAAGGGAAGGACGGGGTTGCAAGCATCATCCCTTAGCATcggcgtcgccgtcgtcatcgtcgtcgtcgtcgtggtagAAGGGAGAGAacagaagatgctgctgctgctggccgccggtAGAAAAGGAGCGCGTGGCTGGACTTCTTGGTAGGGCGAGCTGATGCTGGCGCGAGAAAGAGCCAACCGGAGACGTTGCCTTCGGTTCGGAGATAgagagaccaccaccatcaccaccactaccgccaccTTCCCTTCCTAGAGGGGTGCGTTTTGTGCTGGTATGCGTAGCTAGCCGAGAGGAGAGGTTGGCCGGACGACAGATTAAGGGTTGCTGAGAGCGAGACGGAGCGACCGAGAGCGCGAACGAGATGCTAGATCGGCCGAGCGAATGGCCACCGCTGCCGGccaccgtctgctgctgctgctggtccagtTTTATGGCGGCCGAggcttcaccttcttctccggGGGCTCTATTTGTTTGGGAGCGTTTGGGAGGTTTTCATTTGGCAACGCGTCCTCGACCGAAGCGaacgccagcacgccagcagcagcagcagcagcggttgaGAAgagtgctcgtcgtcgtcgtcgggatTTTCGGCGACTGCCAGACACGCGGATAGACCTTTTATCTTCCTCCCGGGCATCCCCAGGGATTGCGCCAGGGTGtgagctcgcgatcgcgatcgtcgcgtAAATTGATTCGCGGATTCGCGCGCCACGTTTAATCGTGATCGTTGCATCGCGGATGCTgaagtgatcgtgatcgcggtGTGTGAGTGCAAATTCGTGACCAAACGGAGGCGCATCCTCGAAAGTGTATaggaaaagaaacaagttCAAATCAGTGAAATCAGAAAGTACAACCTTAGCCGAAGCGAATAATTAGGCGAAACTATAAAACATATCCAGGGCAATGCAGCGCGTTAACACAAACGTAGCGAGCACAATAAGCACAGCATAAGCAAGTAATAAACATAACAATTAACAGTGTCGCAGACGGAACATCCTGAGTGCATACCGAGAGAACCGCAGAATTACAGAACATCCCGCGGCcacaacaaataaacaaattaacGTACGGGCGATAGTGTCGTCAGCTAGCCAaccaaaagaagaataaaaaaaacggtaaagaCACCCCACCACCGACAGCGGGAACGCGATCGAAACGGCAACGGTGTCCCACCGGTtgaatgagcgagcgagtcgcGTGGTGTTTTTGAATCGTTCTGTCCgcgtgcgtgagtgtttgTGCTGCAGAAAGCGTGCTGGAGCGGGTGgagaacacaacaaaaacggtgataattaaaatttattgaaaatctaTGTTAatttcctccccccgggcgaGGAGACGGTTCTTCTCGGTGGAACGATCggtgaagtgaagcgaagaagtgagcgctaccagcagcagcagcagcagcagcataagtgaCCATTTCTCGGAGACATCTCTCGTTGAGACCTCGGAGACAgtcgcatcagcagcagcagcgcggcacGCATAGTCATAGGACAGTCCCGTGCGCAGCATAATCGAACTCGATTGTCCGGCCGGGACTCTAGCTGCAACGGTGAGACGATACCGTGGGATCCAGCGCCATCACGAGATCATTCTACAAGATCTCGACAACAggaacgcgagagagagatagagatagagagagaacagaCCCAAGTGTTAATTAGGCGCGATTTATGTGAAAACTCttcaggggaaaaaaaaccccgaaaaaccatcgaGAAAGAAGTTCAAAACGTGGAGCGAAGAACGTCCGTCGTGTGTCTCGCAGATTGCAGTGCGCGTCAGTGTGCGTAACGAGCTTTTTTGTtcttgtgtgcgagtgtgggTGTATGCGTAGGAGGTCCTTTTTTGCCCTAGCTAGGATTCTACCCCTaggatcgagagagagagagagaaagagggtaGCAGAGATCGGTTAAAAGGAACGATACTGAGGTACGGCCTGCAGCAAGCGGAGCGTCACAGGTCAGGAAGCCACGGAGTGAGCCAGTCGTCTaggcgagcgagaaaaaaaagagagtcCCAGTAAGAGTTCCTTCGATGACGCTGCTGGTTGCGAGCgtacgatcgtcgatcgagaGTAGTTTTGTGATCGAGCCGGTGCCCTCGAGTGATGGCCAGTAATGGGGGGACTCTGCACGGGGTTCCCCAAAGTGGTGttacggagcagcagcagcagcagcagcatatctgCTCCCAGTGTGGACTGTACTTTGAGAGTGTTTCATCGTTGCAAGTGCATCATATGCACTACCATCAGCATGACAGCATGAACCGGTGGGACACGCAGCAGGCGGTGGTTAGTACAACGATAGCAACGACCGCAGTGGCCACGACCACAACCGCGGCCACAATCACGACGAACGGTGCACCGATACCCTCGTCCACCACGCCGACCTCCTCCGATACGGAGAACAATAATCATCAAGCATCGTCGGACAGCAGCTCCGGACTGAAGCCGGTTGTCCTTTCGCCACAGCATACGACGATCGCAGCAGCCGCCGATTCGAGCGACAACCAACCGCCTACTCCGCAACCCCTGTCCGGCGATCATCCCGGAACACCGGGAAGTTACGGTGCAGCAAACGCCCCGCCTGGTGGTGCCTCGCCGTATCAGGCGCAACTTGGCGCAGCTCCCGGTAGTGGTGGAGGGGAGATGCACTATCCGACCTACATTCACCCGGGGTATGACCCCGGGAGTTACTACGCGTCCGGTACCGGACTCgattacggtggtggtgtgctagGAGCGTCATCGTTGCAACCAGCGGACTACAAGTCCGGCTCTTCCGTCGTATCGTCCGCACGGTACCATCCGTAcggagccagcagcaacagcagtggcagtgccaGCGCTACCAACGGTACTTCCGATGGATCCGCACCGGCCGTGGTGACcagcaacggtggtgctggtgcgcccGTTGCCGGACTTAGCCCTCACGTGGTAAGTTCTTCGAACGGTGGTGTGACAGCGGTAGGCAGTGGTTCAACGGCCACCGTAACAACGGTCGCCAGTACGACttcggctggtggtggttcgccaccaaacggcagccagcagcagcaacagggatCGCAcattccaccaacaccatcaccatcaccgatccAGTGCGAAAAGTGTGGTCTGGTGTGTGAATCGGACGAAGCGCTGAACCAACACGAGAGCACCGTCCACTCCGGTTCGACCGGATCGACTGATGGTGTCCCGCAGCAAGAGCAGAACCgtcagcaggaacagcaggagaTGCAGAGTGCGCCCGGTAACTGCTACGGTGGTGGACCACCGTACGGTGGAGGCGGAAATGGACCGGCGACACCCCAGTTCATCAAGGAAGAGGCGCCAGCTTCGGACATTCTCGATCTCGACTCACAGAAGATGGTCTACACACCGACGGCCGATGGTGggttgctgccaccgatgaACTCGCTGCATCCGTTGCAGTCGATGCAGCGGCACCATCCGATGATGTGGCCACACCATGATCCGCACAACTTTATGGGACCACCGGCCCCGTTGCCACCGCACCCGTCGTCGCATGTGGTCGGTGGTGCGGAGATGAAACATtcggcggctgcagcagcagcggccgctgccgcttaCTATCATCATCCGATCAAGTCGGAATACTCGGCCACACCGTCGATCAAGTCCGACTATCATCTGGGCGGTGGCGGTCAGTATCTTGGCGCGGCTGGTCCGGGGTTGGTGAAGAACGAGTACAGCCTTGCACCGACGCTAGCGCCACCGGTGGCGATCGCACCGCAACCGACGAACCCACAGTCGATGAAGCAGTACGCGGACGAGATGCACGACAATCAGTTGGCCACCAGCCCTTCGGATTTCCCCAGTACGACGACACCGCAGGAAAGTGGCTCACAGTATCGAACGTTCGAGCCGGCTACCTCGTCGttaccgggaccgggaccaggGCCAACGAAGGGTACGGCCTGGAAGTCGAATGAAGCGCGTCGACCGAAAACGTACAACTGTACGGCTTGCAACAAGTGGTTCACGAGTTCGGGCCATCTGAAGCGTCACTACAACACGACGCTGCACAAGAACGCGGTCAAATCGAGTGGACAACCGGATCCGGCCACGCTGCCGATCAgtgtgcatcatcatccgggccGTGATCCGAACTACGCCAACAAGGGACGCCGTGGTacgggtggtgccggtgggaATGGTGCGGTGGCACCGGGTGCAGGAGGACCAGGATCGCAGATCCAGCAACCGATACAAcaaccggtaccaccacccgATCCCCCCCGAAGTCCGGAGTATGGGTCGGCACCGGGTGCCGGCGGCCAGCACGGTCAGTATGCGAGTATGTCCGGTGGATCGGGGTTTCCGTCGGTGATCGGTACACCGCcgcacggtggccatcagGTCGTAGTGAGCTCGAACCAGTCACCGGGGTTTCACCACGCGCCGTACGCGAACGGtacggccagcagcaacagcagcaacaacagcaacagcaacagcgccagcTCAACTTCTTCTTCAACGGTTCCCCCAAACGGGGTAGCAGGTCCCTCCGTCCAAGTCTCCCAACCGAGGGGCCTGCAGATCTactcgaacagcagcagcagcagcagcagcacggtgccggtaatggtggtggcgggagcagcaacaacagcagcaacaccaccggcggcggAAGCCTCGTCCCTGGAGCCAATGGAACCACCGGTCACCCATACCATTACCACCATCCTCACGCAGCCCACCACCTACACGGGCATGGCCATCATCCAGGGCACCACGTCGGGGTCggggtcggtgtcggtgtcggggGTCACCACGGATTGCACCAGCACCCGCACGGACACCACGGGCACCCTCACGCCCCCCACCatggggcagcagcagcagcagccgccgccgcagcagccgctgccgccgcacaccaccatcagttcAATGGAGCCCTACCACctcacgcaccaccaccacccccaccaccaccccaccatgCAGCCAATGCACACCATCTGCAGTCCTTTAActatcagcaccagcattccATCCTTCCAAACCATCCTGCCGGAGGCACCGAGCTATCACCCTACTATTGGTAACTCGCCGCACCCGGTCTACCAGCTCTACCAGCCTCTGGAGGGTGTTCTCcagccgctaccaccaccaccaccaccttccaccaccacactaCTACAGGgagaccaacagcagcagcagcagcagcagcagcagcaggatggtcagcagcaacagcagcaatggatCAGCGCTGATGGAACACTGATGGAGTCGTCGTCGAGCACGTTGGGATCGCTGGGGTTTCCACGGTGTTCGGGGGGCGCCGAGATGTATCAGGGCGATACGGCGCCCCCCTTTTCACCGAACGTACCGGACCAGTACCAGCGACCTAGTAGCCAGGGCCacgaacaccaccatcagcatcagcagcagcagcagcagcagcagcagcaccatcagctaACCAccacatcgacgacgacgacgacgatcgatgatcacAAGTATACCGActatcagctgcagcagcagcaacagcaacagcagtaccagTTGCAACGTGTGGCCACTCCACAGCATGCGGCCACAGCACCTTCGATCTCACCGGCTCCCTGCTCCCCGAGCGTTACATCGACGGCTGGCGGAGGTCGTCCATCGACGGCCCCTCCATCGGATTCCATCTCACCCGTCGAGATCTTCCGGTGCGATGAGTGCGATAAGGTGTTCAACAAGTCCTGCTACCTGACCCAGCACAACAAAACGTTCCACTCGGGCGACAAACCGTACAAGTGTCACCGGTGTGGAAAGCGGTTCGGTTGCAACGCTACGTACGAGGAGCATCTGGCGAAGCACGGTGGCGAGAAACCGTTCAAGTGTGAGCTGTGCCCGAAGCAGTTCAACCACAAGACCGATCTGCGGCGCCACATGTGCCTGCACAGTGGCTCCAAACCGTACGCTTGCGAGCGGTGCGGTAAAGGATTCATCCGCAAGGATCACATGCTGAAGCACGCCGAAACGCATCGCCGGGCGTCGATGGTGAATGGGCAGCGGCGCGCTACGATCGGTGGGACGAAGCTCAagggcagtggcggtggcggtgacggtgggaAGGCGCACGATCAACGGGAATCCGTGGACGGAATGGGATCGACGGTGGCGATCGGGATCATCGGGATGGACGAATGACGATGGCTGAACCTTCGCTGCCTCACACCGGAACAGTGAGCGGTGCGAGGTGGCGATCGTCGACAACTGGCGGCCAGTAGCTACGCGGACTTCCTTCCGCGCGCATGGTATGAAACGGTGAGAATGGTGAGGCAGAAGCGACTGCCCCGGGAATGCGTGTacaaaagcaaagaaaatccGATGTCCAGCGAaatggggaaaagggaagcaaacgGTGGCCATACAGAACCTCGGTTTTTTAGACATTACGAAGCCCGCGAGCGCGCACGATATCTTATTTACTATTCCTCCTAGTGTACTAGTAGTGCCATGTCCCTCTTGGGGGGgttcggtggccacagcagcagacgcGCGTGACGTCGTGAAGTGATTCATTAGTTACCTTGTATTACCAGACAACCAGATTaccagagcgagagcgagagagtgagcggaATCGTGCCAAGGTGGCCGAACGGGTATATATTAGTAAAAAACGTGGAGCACGGGGATTGACACTAAAAAATATCAGGCTATAGAGCACCTACCTACCTGCAACTACCTCAAACGTTGAAACCATTTGTTaatcagtatttttttttgatgaataAACCCAATCCAAATGAGTCGCCAGAGCGTCCGTTTTCCCTTTAGAACACACGGTACCTTAGAACCATATGAACCTCACCGATAAGCAAGTGTCGCGGTGGCGCGTATGTCATCGCCTCGCTCTCTACCTCAAAACTAGCAAAGAGCGTCCACTTACTTGCGAGACACTATTTAGAGTTTATATCACACCCAGCCGAATTCAGGGTTTTATTTACAAGATTTTTCTTTATCTCCGTCCCGTTTTTGGGTGGCCAGCGATATTCTGATTGCGAGTGTGCATGTCTCAGGGAGAAGGAACGGCAGGATGTTACCCATTTCCTCCATTTCCGTTCAATGCGGAGATCGATATGAACGGTGTGCTATGTTTGAGTTTATGTGGCCTTTGGTGAACATATCGAAGGATCGGTAGCACTACTGCTGCAGCCAAAGTGACACTGTGGTCATCAAACCCGGCACGTTGGTATCGCGAGACATCGTTTCTACCGGAGAGAAGGGTTTTCCACTCGAGATGCCGCGAAAGTTTGGTAACAGCCAAACGTGggaaaaatcataaagcaaTAAAGAACACTGTACTGGTACTTGTGGGTAAAGGAACCACTCTGGCTCTGGCGTTCATATCGATCTCTGACACTTTGAGCATTTCATGTTACAAGCAGGGAACACACGCCGGTGCGGAACTATATCAAATACGGATCAATGTGTAACATAATATAGAGTAAACAATCTTAGAAAGTGCATGTCATCAACTGTCTACCAGTAGCCGGAGCTTCCGTTGCTGCGGCACATGaacgaacaaaaccaaacacacatcaaCTACCTACAATACCTTCAATGATGTACCTTCTTTTCTAAACGATATCATATACAGCAGAAGCCGGTGGACGGGGGGAcgggaaagacaaacaaacagactCAATCTCATTCGATATCGTACAACTTCCTGTTCCCATTCTCTTCTGAACCATCATTCTCTAATAAGTGTTTGTAGTGGTTTTTGGAACAAAGGAAgtaaacacacaaaaacctcTTTGAATGTAGTCGACACAAAATAAAAGAGGACGTACGGCATCGTATCACAAATCAAGACAgattaagagaga is a window of Anopheles aquasalis chromosome 2, idAnoAquaMG_Q_19, whole genome shotgun sequence DNA encoding:
- the LOC126574568 gene encoding myb-like protein Q, producing the protein MASNGGTLHGVPQSGVTEQQQQQQHICSQCGLYFESVSSLQVHHMHYHQHDSMNRWDTQQAVVSTTIATTAVATTTTAATITTNGAPIPSSTTPTSSDTENNNHQASSDSSSGLKPVVLSPQHTTIAAAADSSDNQPPTPQPLSGDHPGTPGSYGAANAPPGGASPYQAQLGAAPGSGGGEMHYPTYIHPGYDPGSYYASGTGLDYGGGVLGASSLQPADYKSGSSVVSSARYHPYGASSNSSGSASATNGTSDGSAPAVVTSNGGAGAPVAGLSPHVVSSSNGGVTAVGSGSTATVTTVASTTSAGGGSPPNGSQQQQQGSHIPPTPSPSPIQCEKCGLVCESDEALNQHESTVHSGSTGSTDGVPQQEQNRQQEQQEMQSAPGNCYGGGPPYGGGGNGPATPQFIKEEAPASDILDLDSQKMVYTPTADGGLLPPMNSLHPLQSMQRHHPMMWPHHDPHNFMGPPAPLPPHPSSHVVGGAEMKHSAAAAAAAAAAYYHHPIKSEYSATPSIKSDYHLGGGGQYLGAAGPGLVKNEYSLAPTLAPPVAIAPQPTNPQSMKQYADEMHDNQLATSPSDFPSTTTPQESGSQYRTFEPATSSLPGPGPGPTKGTAWKSNEARRPKTYNCTACNKWFTSSGHLKRHYNTTLHKNAVKSSGQPDPATLPISVHHHPGRDPNYANKGRRGTGGAGGNGAVAPGAGGPGSQIQQPIQQPVPPPDPPRSPEYGSAPGAGGQHGQYASMSGGSGFPSVIGTPPHGGHQVVVSSNQSPGFHHAPYANGTASSNSSNNSNSNSASSTSSSTVPPNGVAGPSVQVSQPRGLQIYSNSSSSTSSLEPMEPPVTHTITTILTQPTTYTGMAIIQGTTSGSGSVSVSGVTTDCTSTRTDTTGTLTPPTMGQQQQQPPPQQPLPPHTTISSMEPYHLTHHHHPHHHPTMQPMHTICSPLTISTSIPSFQTILPEAPSYHPTIGNSPHPQQQQQQQQQDGQQQQQQWISADGTLMESSSSTLGSLGFPRCSGGAEMYQGDTAPPFSPNVPDQYQRPSSQGHEHHHQHQQQQQQQQQHHQLTTTSTTTTTIDDHKYTDYQLQQQQQQQQYQLQRVATPQHAATAPSISPAPCSPSVTSTAGGGRPSTAPPSDSISPVEIFRCDECDKVFNKSCYLTQHNKTFHSGDKPYKCHRCGKRFGCNATYEEHLAKHGGEKPFKCELCPKQFNHKTDLRRHMCLHSGSKPYACERCGKGFIRKDHMLKHAETHRRASMVNGQRRATIGGTKLKGSGGGGDGGKAHDQRESVDGMGSTVAIGIIGMDE